Part of the Pseudomonadota bacterium genome, TACCGCCGGCGAAGGTCTCTTTAAAGAGCAGGGGGCCGGTGATCAGGGACTGATGTTTGGTTTTGCCTGCAATGAAACCGAAGAACTCATGCCGATTCCGATCACGCTGGCCCATCGTCTGACTCGGCAACTGGCCCGGGTGAGAAAAAAGGGGGTTCTGCCTTTTCTGCGTCCCGACGGCAAATCACAGGTCACGATTCAGTATGAAGATTTTCGTCCGAAAAGGATCGATGCCGTGGTTATCTCCAGCCAGCACAGCCCCGACGTCAGTTACGAGCAGCTGCGCGAGGCGCTTATCGAAGAGGTTGCCAAGAAGGTTCTGCCGGCGGAAATGCTTGATGCCAAAACCAAGTTCCTGATCAATCCCACCGGGCGGTTCGTGGTTGGCGGGCCGATGGGTGACTGCGGTCTGACCGGGCGCAAAATCATCGTCGACACCTACGGCGGCAAGGGTGGTCACGGCGGGGGCTGTTTCTCCGGCAAGGACCCCAGCAAGGTCGACCGCAGCGCCTCGTACATGGCCCGTTACGTGGCGAAAAACCTGGTTGCGGCCGGGCTGGCGGCAACCTGTGAAGTTCAGCTCGCCTACGCTATCGGGGTCGCTGAACCGGTCAGCGTCATGGTTAATTCCTTCGGCACCGGCAAGCTGCCTTCCGAAAAACTGGCCGCGCTGGTGCGCAAGCATTTTCAGCTACGCCCCGCCGGAATCATTGAAAGCCTCGACCTGCTGCGGCCGATTTATCAGCAGACGGCGGCCTACGGGCATTTCGGGCGCAACGAGCCCGGGTTTTCCTGGGAGAATACCGATATGGCGGAGCTTCTGCGTGAGGCCGCCGGAATTTAAGCGCGCCTTTGAGAGTACCGACGGGGCGTTGCCGGTTTTCGGCCCGGCGGTCGGTCGCGCAGTATCTGCTTGAATTGCCCGGCGGCCTATGCTAAGAAGCGCCGCAGTTGTCGGGGGTGGA contains:
- a CDS encoding methionine adenosyltransferase, with product MATKNYLFSSESVTEGHPDKVADQISDAILDSIMSQDRKCRVACETLVTTGIAVVAGEITTDCYVDIPAIVRETIKNIGYNDSSMGFDWETCAVLTSIDKQSPDISRGVTAGEGLFKEQGAGDQGLMFGFACNETEELMPIPITLAHRLTRQLARVRKKGVLPFLRPDGKSQVTIQYEDFRPKRIDAVVISSQHSPDVSYEQLREALIEEVAKKVLPAEMLDAKTKFLINPTGRFVVGGPMGDCGLTGRKIIVDTYGGKGGHGGGCFSGKDPSKVDRSASYMARYVAKNLVAAGLAATCEVQLAYAIGVAEPVSVMVNSFGTGKLPSEKLAALVRKHFQLRPAGIIESLDLLRPIYQQTAAYGHFGRNEPGFSWENTDMAELLREAAGI